In Plantibacter sp. PA-3-X8, one DNA window encodes the following:
- a CDS encoding SatD family protein gives MTDLLLAVVVDIVGSRRLVDRTSAQRAIQDVFLQVEATWPAEQPLRPTVGDEFQVVYADVATALRATTLARLLFPAEVDCRFGLGWGEVTDIDAGQDALIQDGSAWWRARAAIDEAHRREDKRQPYLRSWFEGESPQDGDAIVNALLTLRDHTIDQMRNPRQRQLAAGALLGRSQESMAADVGISQSAVSQNLQRSGGAALVSALDLLAGAPTR, from the coding sequence ATGACCGATCTCCTCCTGGCCGTCGTCGTCGACATCGTCGGTTCCCGCCGTCTCGTCGATCGCACCAGTGCTCAGCGCGCGATCCAGGACGTCTTCCTCCAGGTGGAGGCCACCTGGCCCGCCGAGCAGCCGCTGCGTCCCACGGTCGGCGACGAGTTCCAGGTCGTGTACGCGGACGTCGCGACCGCACTGCGGGCCACCACCCTCGCGCGACTCCTGTTCCCCGCGGAGGTCGACTGCCGGTTCGGCCTCGGCTGGGGCGAGGTCACGGACATCGACGCCGGGCAGGACGCGCTCATCCAGGACGGTTCCGCCTGGTGGCGGGCCCGAGCCGCCATCGACGAGGCGCATCGGCGGGAGGACAAACGTCAGCCGTACCTGCGATCGTGGTTCGAGGGCGAATCGCCCCAGGACGGAGACGCCATCGTGAACGCACTCCTCACCCTGCGCGACCACACGATCGATCAGATGCGGAACCCTCGACAGCGACAGCTCGCCGCGGGTGCGCTCCTCGGCCGATCGCAGGAGTCGATGGCGGCCGATGTCGGCATCTCACAGTCCGCGGTGTCGCAGAACCTGCAACGATCGGGCGGTGCCGCGCTCGTCTCGGCCCTCGACCTGCTCGCCGGAGCACCGACTCGATGA
- a CDS encoding nucleoside hydrolase, giving the protein MPRKIILDCDPGHDDAIAILLAHGNPEIELLAVTTVVGNQTLPKVTRNALAVARIAGITDVPFAAGADRPLVRPLENAPDIHGESGMDGPVLPEPAIALDDRHAIDLIIDLVMSHEPGEITLVPTGGLTNIALAARKEPRIVERVKEVVLMGGGYHVGNWSAVAEFNIKIDPEAAHIVFNESWPVVMVGLDLTHQALATPEVVERIAAIGTGPARFVEELLEFFGTTYKDAQGFDSPPVHDPCAVAYVIDPTIVRTVKVPIDIELTGTLTLGMTVADFRSPAPDDCSTWAATELDHARFWGLVTDALENIGEIEL; this is encoded by the coding sequence ATGCCCCGCAAGATCATCCTCGACTGCGACCCCGGCCACGACGACGCGATCGCGATCCTCCTGGCACACGGCAACCCCGAGATCGAGCTGCTCGCCGTCACGACCGTCGTCGGCAACCAGACGCTCCCGAAGGTCACCCGGAACGCCCTCGCCGTCGCCCGCATCGCAGGGATCACCGACGTGCCGTTCGCCGCCGGTGCCGACCGTCCGCTCGTACGTCCGCTCGAGAACGCGCCGGACATCCACGGCGAATCGGGCATGGACGGCCCCGTCCTCCCCGAACCCGCGATCGCCCTCGACGACCGCCACGCCATCGACCTCATCATCGACCTCGTCATGTCGCACGAGCCGGGCGAGATCACCCTCGTCCCGACCGGCGGCCTGACGAACATCGCCCTCGCGGCCCGCAAGGAGCCGCGCATCGTGGAGCGCGTCAAGGAGGTCGTCCTCATGGGCGGCGGCTACCACGTCGGCAACTGGTCGGCGGTGGCCGAGTTCAACATCAAGATCGACCCCGAGGCCGCGCACATCGTCTTCAACGAGAGCTGGCCCGTCGTCATGGTCGGCCTCGACCTCACACACCAGGCCCTCGCCACCCCGGAGGTCGTCGAGCGGATCGCCGCGATCGGCACCGGCCCGGCACGCTTCGTCGAGGAGCTGCTCGAGTTCTTCGGCACCACCTACAAGGACGCGCAGGGCTTCGACAGCCCGCCCGTGCACGACCCGTGCGCGGTCGCCTACGTGATCGACCCGACGATCGTGCGGACCGTCAAGGTGCCGATCGACATCGAACTCACGGGCACGCTCACCCTCGGCATGACGGTCGCCGACTTCCGCAGCCCGGCTCCGGACGACTGCAGCACCTGGGCCGCGACCGAGCTCGACCACGCACGCTTCTGGGGCCTCGTCACCGACGCCCTCGAGAACATCGGGGAGATCGAGCTGTGA
- the acs gene encoding acetate--CoA ligase, translated as MSTQIDSLLHEDRRFPPSEEFAAQAIASAELYERASSDRLAFWAEQSRELLTWSKPFTKTLDWSNPPFATWFDDGELNVAYNCLDRHVEAGNGDRVALHWEGEPGDTRTITYAELTAEVKRAANLFTSLGVEAGDRVAIYLPMIPEAIVSMLAVARIGAVHSVVFGGFSADSLRSRIDDAEAKLVITADGGYRKGKVSALKPAVDAALASRGELPEQATVDHVLVVRRGENEVDWTTGRDLWWHEAIADAEPEHDAQPFPAEQPLFILYTSGTTGKPKGILHTSGGYLTQTAFTHKNVFDLHPETDVYWCTADIGWITGHSYVTYGPLANGATQVLYEGTPDAPHPGRWWEIIEKYGVSIFYTAPTAIRSFMKLGRKIPKQFDLSSLRLLGSVGEPINPEAWMWYRKIIGNKVAPIVDTWWQTETGAIMVSALPGVTSTKPGSAQVPIPGIAIDVVDDAGDAVGAGGGGLLVVTEPWPSMLRGIWGDPERFKETYWEKFWDVEGGPFYFAGDGARLDSDRDVWLLGRVDDVMNVSGHRLSTAEIESALVANEMVAESAVVGAADETTGQAVVAFVIIKESHLEQASGLADITGALRSWVGEQIGPIARPREVYLVNELPKTRSGKIMRRLLRDVAEGREVGDTTTLADTTVMQIITDKMVKST; from the coding sequence ATGAGCACTCAGATCGACAGCCTGCTGCACGAAGACCGACGATTCCCACCGTCGGAGGAGTTCGCCGCGCAGGCGATCGCCAGCGCCGAGCTCTACGAGCGGGCGTCGAGTGACCGGCTCGCCTTCTGGGCCGAGCAGTCCCGCGAGCTGCTCACGTGGAGCAAGCCGTTCACGAAGACCCTCGACTGGTCGAACCCTCCCTTCGCGACCTGGTTCGACGACGGCGAGCTGAACGTCGCTTACAACTGCCTCGACCGGCACGTCGAGGCCGGCAACGGCGACCGTGTCGCCCTCCACTGGGAGGGCGAGCCCGGCGACACCCGCACGATCACCTACGCCGAGCTCACGGCCGAGGTCAAGCGCGCGGCCAACCTGTTCACCAGCCTCGGCGTCGAAGCCGGCGACCGGGTCGCCATCTACCTGCCGATGATCCCGGAGGCGATCGTCTCGATGCTCGCCGTCGCGCGCATCGGCGCGGTCCACTCGGTCGTCTTCGGCGGGTTCAGCGCCGACAGCCTGCGCTCCCGCATCGACGACGCGGAGGCCAAGCTCGTCATCACCGCCGACGGCGGCTACCGCAAGGGCAAGGTCTCCGCGCTGAAGCCCGCCGTCGACGCGGCGCTCGCGAGCCGCGGCGAGCTGCCCGAGCAGGCGACCGTGGACCACGTGCTCGTCGTCCGTCGCGGTGAGAACGAGGTCGACTGGACGACCGGACGCGACCTCTGGTGGCACGAGGCCATCGCCGACGCCGAACCCGAGCACGACGCGCAGCCGTTCCCCGCCGAGCAGCCGCTCTTCATCCTGTACACCTCCGGCACCACCGGGAAGCCGAAGGGCATCCTGCACACCTCGGGTGGCTACCTGACGCAGACGGCGTTCACCCACAAGAACGTCTTCGACCTGCACCCCGAGACCGACGTGTACTGGTGCACGGCCGACATCGGCTGGATCACCGGTCACAGCTACGTCACCTACGGACCCCTCGCGAACGGCGCGACGCAGGTGCTCTACGAGGGCACGCCAGACGCCCCACACCCGGGACGCTGGTGGGAGATCATCGAGAAGTACGGCGTGAGCATCTTCTACACGGCTCCGACGGCGATCCGCTCCTTCATGAAGCTCGGTCGCAAGATCCCGAAGCAGTTCGACCTGTCGTCGCTCCGCCTGCTCGGCTCGGTGGGTGAGCCCATCAACCCCGAGGCGTGGATGTGGTACCGCAAGATCATCGGCAACAAGGTGGCGCCGATCGTCGACACCTGGTGGCAGACGGAGACCGGGGCGATCATGGTGTCGGCCCTCCCCGGTGTGACGTCGACCAAGCCCGGTAGCGCGCAGGTCCCGATCCCGGGCATCGCCATCGATGTCGTCGACGACGCCGGTGACGCGGTCGGTGCCGGCGGCGGCGGACTCCTCGTCGTGACCGAGCCCTGGCCGTCGATGCTCCGCGGCATCTGGGGCGACCCCGAGCGGTTCAAGGAGACCTACTGGGAGAAGTTCTGGGACGTCGAGGGCGGCCCGTTCTACTTCGCCGGCGACGGCGCCCGACTCGACTCGGACCGCGACGTCTGGCTGCTCGGCCGCGTCGACGACGTCATGAACGTCTCCGGGCACCGACTCTCGACCGCTGAGATCGAGTCGGCGCTCGTCGCCAACGAGATGGTGGCCGAGTCCGCCGTGGTCGGTGCGGCCGACGAGACCACCGGGCAGGCGGTCGTCGCCTTCGTCATCATCAAGGAGTCCCACCTCGAGCAGGCATCCGGACTCGCGGACATCACCGGGGCACTCCGCAGCTGGGTCGGCGAACAGATCGGTCCGATCGCCCGCCCACGCGAGGTCTACCTCGTGAACGAACTGCCGAAGACGCGCTCGGGCAAGATCATGCGTCGTCTCCTGCGCGACGTGGCCGAGGGCCGCGAGGTGGGCGACACCACGACGCTCGCCGACACCACGGTCATGCAGATCATCACCGACAAGATGGTCAAGAGCACGTAA
- a CDS encoding ribokinase: MQSPRIVVVGSLNADLVVRTARFPQPGETLTGSELAVIPGGKGANQAVAAGRLGGDVTMVGAVGDDAHGSLLLESLSSSGVDVTRIARRDDVATGTAVITVDDAGENTIIVSPGANGTLTPDRIGEAWTALDGAGVVCLCLEVPIDTVLETARRGAAAGALVLLNLSPYGPVPEELLQATGVLLVNEHEAADLAGVDPEEAGWEATATALRSHGIRRAVVTTGAAGSVVIDGEADPTSVPSPTVDAVDTTGCGDAFMGALALRLAAGDELVDAARFASTVGSYAATGAGAQASYPDQEQLAAFLEQR; the protein is encoded by the coding sequence ATGCAGAGTCCACGCATCGTCGTCGTCGGGTCCTTGAACGCGGACCTCGTCGTCCGCACGGCACGCTTCCCGCAGCCCGGGGAGACGCTCACGGGATCCGAACTCGCCGTCATCCCCGGCGGCAAGGGCGCCAACCAGGCCGTCGCCGCGGGCAGACTCGGCGGCGACGTCACCATGGTCGGCGCGGTCGGCGACGACGCGCACGGGTCCCTCCTGCTCGAGTCGCTCTCGAGCTCCGGGGTCGACGTCACCCGGATCGCCCGACGTGACGACGTCGCGACGGGCACCGCGGTCATCACCGTCGACGACGCCGGAGAGAACACGATCATCGTGTCGCCCGGGGCGAACGGCACCCTCACGCCGGATCGGATCGGCGAGGCGTGGACGGCGCTCGACGGTGCCGGCGTCGTCTGCCTGTGCCTCGAGGTGCCGATCGACACCGTGCTCGAGACGGCCCGGCGGGGCGCTGCGGCCGGCGCGCTCGTGCTCCTCAATCTCTCCCCCTACGGTCCGGTGCCGGAGGAGCTCCTCCAGGCGACCGGCGTCCTCCTCGTGAACGAGCACGAGGCGGCCGACCTCGCAGGGGTCGACCCGGAGGAGGCCGGGTGGGAGGCGACCGCCACGGCGCTGCGCAGCCACGGCATCCGACGAGCCGTCGTCACGACCGGGGCCGCAGGCAGTGTCGTGATCGACGGCGAGGCCGACCCGACGTCGGTTCCGTCGCCGACGGTGGACGCCGTCGACACCACCGGCTGCGGCGACGCGTTCATGGGCGCCCTCGCGCTGCGACTCGCTGCCGGAGACGAGCTCGTCGACGCGGCTCGATTCGCCTCGACCGTCGGCAGCTACGCGGCGACCGGGGCCGGCGCCCAGGCGTCGTACCCCGATCAGGAGCAGCTCGCAGCGTTCCTCGAGCAGCGATGA
- a CDS encoding LacI family DNA-binding transcriptional regulator, which produces MPLEPNDPQPRAARRVTAAMVAERAGTSVATVSLVANGKDAGHVSAQNAERVRQAIAELGYVADHAARALASGSSNLVVFVTPDASNPYFGAVIRGLRAGLGDAYQLLVSVTGEGDVPTAAALGRLAALRPAGVVVDAPSEAFLEELRLDTALVLLDAPRLPTTTAEAASGAVSADRRAVSVDFDLLGGVRALLDHLHVLGHRQLGYLGGRTATDTFLLRRLLLEREAAVRGMRVHADDRAESIIDLEAAAAAFVDSWPRWRDAGVTALVCATDTHAYGVLQSARAMGMPVPGELAVVGFDDLASSVVSDPPLTSVRLPGEALGRAGAEQLLARIEGRTVAPAPVIGADLVIRASTIGR; this is translated from the coding sequence GTGCCCCTCGAACCGAACGATCCCCAGCCACGCGCCGCCCGTCGGGTCACCGCGGCGATGGTGGCGGAGCGGGCCGGGACGTCGGTCGCGACCGTGTCGCTCGTCGCCAACGGCAAGGATGCGGGGCATGTGTCGGCGCAGAACGCCGAACGGGTGCGCCAGGCGATCGCCGAGCTCGGCTACGTCGCCGACCACGCCGCGCGGGCACTCGCGAGCGGCTCGAGCAACCTGGTCGTCTTCGTGACGCCGGATGCGTCGAACCCCTACTTCGGTGCGGTGATCCGCGGGCTCAGGGCAGGCCTCGGCGACGCGTACCAGCTGCTCGTTTCGGTGACCGGGGAGGGCGACGTGCCCACGGCGGCCGCGCTCGGCCGATTGGCGGCCCTCCGACCGGCCGGGGTCGTGGTCGACGCGCCGAGTGAGGCATTCCTGGAGGAGCTCCGGCTCGACACCGCGCTCGTGTTGCTCGACGCACCCCGCCTCCCGACGACCACGGCGGAGGCCGCGTCCGGTGCCGTCTCCGCCGACCGACGTGCCGTCTCCGTCGACTTCGACCTCCTCGGCGGTGTTCGCGCGCTCCTCGACCACCTCCACGTCCTGGGTCACCGTCAACTCGGGTACCTCGGTGGGCGGACGGCGACGGACACGTTCCTCCTGCGTCGACTGCTGCTCGAGCGTGAGGCCGCCGTGCGCGGGATGCGGGTGCATGCGGACGATCGCGCGGAGAGCATCATCGACCTCGAAGCGGCGGCCGCGGCGTTCGTCGACAGCTGGCCGCGGTGGCGCGACGCCGGGGTGACCGCGCTGGTCTGCGCAACCGACACGCACGCGTACGGGGTGCTGCAGTCGGCGCGGGCGATGGGCATGCCGGTGCCGGGGGAGCTCGCGGTGGTCGGGTTCGACGACCTGGCGTCGTCGGTGGTGAGCGACCCGCCGTTGACGAGTGTGCGGTTGCCCGGCGAGGCGCTCGGTCGCGCAGGCGCCGAGCAACTCCTCGCCCGGATCGAGGGCCGGACGGTGGCACCCGCCCCGGTGATCGGTGCGGACCTCGTCATCCGCGCTTCGACGATCGGCCGCTGA
- a CDS encoding endonuclease domain-containing protein has protein sequence MDLTPWIDRRDGIVHRLDALDAGATKHGIEQAKQSGSVRVVRRNWLVTEACDPQLLFAATRGGRLTCLTIAGRRGWWNLADGFVHLSVPSTSAATTEAGLRLHWSATPAPVSTRTLVQPPVNALVHIAECQPFERALAVFESAVRVGDADLDRLRLIPIRSRRFSRVIDRVSHLSDSGIESIPRIRLARIGIHMSQQVVVDGHRVDGLIGERLILQFDGHAPHQDASQRSRDLAQDRRLALSGHTVLRFSYRQVMHEWTLVEREISDAIAQGRHEW, from the coding sequence ATGGACCTCACCCCGTGGATCGACCGGCGCGACGGGATCGTGCATCGTCTCGACGCGCTCGATGCCGGAGCGACCAAGCACGGTATCGAACAAGCAAAGCAATCAGGCTCGGTCCGAGTCGTGAGACGTAACTGGCTCGTGACCGAGGCGTGTGATCCTCAACTCCTCTTCGCGGCGACGCGCGGAGGACGATTGACGTGTCTGACGATCGCCGGTCGTCGCGGCTGGTGGAACCTGGCTGACGGGTTCGTCCACCTCTCCGTCCCTTCGACGTCTGCAGCGACGACTGAAGCAGGGCTGCGGCTCCATTGGAGCGCGACACCGGCGCCGGTGTCCACCCGCACACTGGTGCAGCCACCGGTGAATGCGCTCGTCCACATCGCCGAGTGCCAACCGTTCGAACGCGCGCTCGCGGTCTTCGAATCGGCTGTCCGCGTCGGCGACGCCGACCTCGACCGACTCAGACTCATACCGATCCGTTCCCGACGGTTCAGCAGAGTGATCGACCGCGTCAGCCACCTCTCCGACTCGGGCATCGAGTCGATACCGCGCATCCGTCTCGCGCGGATCGGCATCCACATGAGCCAGCAGGTCGTGGTCGACGGTCACCGGGTCGACGGACTCATCGGCGAACGCCTCATCCTGCAGTTCGATGGACACGCTCCTCATCAGGATGCGTCACAACGGAGCCGCGATCTCGCGCAGGATCGCCGTCTCGCGCTGTCCGGCCACACCGTCCTGCGGTTCAGTTACCGGCAGGTCATGCACGAGTGGACACTCGTCGAGCGCGAGATCTCAGACGCGATCGCGCAAGGCAGGCATGAGTGGTGA
- a CDS encoding TadA family conjugal transfer-associated ATPase: protein MPDRFVVSVPPDAAPPDPPEAAVDAEPARAGESRGVTALADFGALAPYLADPGVTDLFVNGSSGLWLDHGAGLVREAGWRSDEATIRALAVRLVARGGRHVDEATPCVDVRLQDGVRVHVVLPPVSTRGTLLSIRVPRDEALGFEALQTAGMFPAAVAELLRDAVAARTNILITGAGGSGKTTLLGALLGLASPAERLVVIEDVAELRILHPHVVALQSRQANLEGAGGIDLERLLREALRMRPDRLVLGECRGPEVRELLSALNTGHDGGAGTLHANSVTDVPARLEALGALAGMSQEAVARQATSAIGLIVHLARLPVGRQVVAVGRLLIDEHDRLSVKELP from the coding sequence ATGCCCGATCGCTTCGTCGTCTCCGTCCCGCCCGACGCCGCTCCGCCTGACCCACCGGAAGCGGCGGTCGACGCCGAACCCGCGCGTGCGGGCGAGTCGCGCGGGGTCACGGCGCTCGCCGACTTCGGGGCTCTTGCTCCCTACCTCGCCGATCCGGGGGTCACCGACCTCTTCGTCAACGGCTCGTCCGGCCTCTGGCTCGACCACGGTGCCGGGCTCGTCCGCGAGGCGGGGTGGCGCTCAGACGAGGCGACCATCCGTGCGCTCGCGGTCCGCCTGGTGGCGAGAGGCGGGCGGCATGTCGACGAGGCGACGCCGTGCGTCGACGTGCGTCTGCAGGACGGGGTGCGGGTCCACGTGGTGTTACCGCCGGTGTCGACGCGGGGGACGCTCCTGTCCATCCGGGTGCCGCGGGACGAAGCGCTGGGGTTCGAGGCGTTGCAGACCGCCGGGATGTTCCCTGCGGCGGTCGCCGAGCTGCTGCGCGACGCCGTCGCGGCCCGGACGAACATCCTCATCACCGGTGCGGGTGGCTCCGGGAAGACGACGCTGCTCGGCGCACTGCTCGGCCTCGCCTCGCCCGCCGAGCGGCTCGTCGTGATCGAGGACGTCGCGGAGCTGCGGATCCTCCATCCCCATGTCGTCGCGCTGCAGTCGCGCCAGGCCAACCTGGAGGGGGCCGGCGGCATCGACCTCGAGCGCCTGCTGCGCGAGGCCCTCCGCATGCGCCCCGACCGGCTCGTGCTCGGCGAGTGCCGGGGGCCCGAGGTGCGCGAGCTGCTGTCGGCGCTCAACACCGGGCACGACGGCGGTGCCGGCACCCTCCATGCGAACTCCGTGACCGACGTTCCCGCCCGATTGGAGGCGCTCGGTGCGCTCGCCGGCATGAGTCAGGAGGCCGTCGCCCGTCAGGCGACGAGTGCCATCGGACTCATCGTGCACCTGGCGCGACTTCCCGTCGGACGGCAGGTGGTCGCCGTCGGCCGTCTCCTGATCGACGAACACGACCGCCTCTCGGTCAAGGAGTTGCCGTGA
- a CDS encoding MFS transporter, whose product MSDLLNTTKPAVRIGALMTALLAACVAFQLNASMLSPALVSMARELQTDDATIGLSQTMFFTTAALFSVFLPRLSDIIGRKRVLTGMLVIMLVGTVVAALAVNVEMLFVGRIIQGVSGPVVPITLLMLRAEVTDPKRYGAMMGLITAVNGGIAGIDALAGGWLVTNHGFRSVFWTMAVVAAVAIVFVVLWAANSQPSKGTRMDWWGVLPLVVSIAALLTAFNEAGKLAAANWLLVGGFIVVALVAFAIFWTVENRVAEPLVATKYLRQRSTWALLLTTLLTMTGVFAVANGLVTSIAQNVDAGFSMEADLASLAFLTPYALVGWLVGPFAGRLAPTLGYLNVLRIGLIGSIVSIVIMALVGVHSLPVLIATTVLIGATYAGIGNIMLNGLGIVLSPKENPGFLPGLNAGAFNLGAGLSFVVLPAVQIAVAPAGGTSTAGYTSAMLVGAGITAVALLVSFLIPKPAGAEVRPAETASAA is encoded by the coding sequence GTGAGCGACCTCCTGAACACCACGAAGCCCGCCGTCCGCATCGGCGCCCTCATGACGGCGTTGCTCGCCGCCTGCGTCGCCTTCCAGTTGAACGCCAGCATGCTGAGCCCCGCGCTCGTCAGCATGGCGCGTGAGCTGCAGACCGACGACGCCACCATCGGCCTGTCGCAGACCATGTTCTTCACCACGGCGGCGCTGTTCTCCGTCTTCCTCCCCCGCCTCAGCGACATCATCGGCCGGAAGCGTGTCCTGACGGGCATGCTCGTCATCATGCTCGTCGGCACCGTCGTCGCGGCACTCGCCGTGAACGTCGAGATGCTGTTCGTCGGCCGCATCATCCAGGGCGTGTCCGGGCCGGTCGTGCCGATCACCCTGCTCATGCTGCGCGCCGAGGTCACCGACCCGAAGCGGTACGGCGCGATGATGGGCCTCATCACCGCGGTCAACGGCGGCATCGCCGGGATCGACGCCCTCGCCGGCGGCTGGCTCGTCACGAACCACGGCTTCCGTTCCGTCTTCTGGACCATGGCCGTCGTCGCAGCCGTCGCGATCGTGTTCGTCGTCCTGTGGGCCGCGAACTCGCAGCCGTCGAAGGGCACGAGGATGGACTGGTGGGGCGTGCTCCCGCTCGTCGTGTCGATCGCGGCACTGCTCACCGCGTTCAACGAGGCCGGCAAGCTCGCGGCGGCGAACTGGTTGCTCGTCGGCGGGTTCATCGTGGTGGCCCTCGTCGCGTTCGCGATCTTCTGGACCGTCGAGAACCGCGTCGCCGAACCACTGGTGGCCACGAAGTACCTCCGCCAGCGGAGCACCTGGGCGCTCCTGCTCACGACGCTGCTCACGATGACCGGTGTCTTCGCCGTCGCCAACGGCCTCGTCACCTCGATCGCCCAGAACGTCGACGCGGGCTTCAGCATGGAGGCCGACCTCGCCTCCCTCGCGTTCCTGACGCCGTACGCCCTCGTCGGCTGGCTCGTCGGCCCGTTCGCCGGTCGTCTCGCGCCAACGCTCGGCTACCTGAATGTGCTCCGCATCGGCCTCATCGGCAGCATCGTCTCGATCGTCATCATGGCGCTCGTCGGCGTGCACTCGCTCCCCGTCCTCATCGCGACGACCGTCCTCATCGGTGCGACCTACGCGGGCATCGGCAACATCATGCTCAACGGGCTGGGCATCGTCCTGTCGCCGAAGGAGAACCCGGGCTTCCTGCCCGGACTGAACGCGGGCGCCTTCAACCTGGGCGCAGGCCTCAGCTTCGTCGTCCTCCCCGCCGTGCAGATCGCCGTCGCACCCGCCGGAGGGACGTCGACGGCCGGGTACACGAGTGCCATGCTGGTCGGCGCGGGCATCACCGCTGTCGCCCTGCTGGTGTCGTTCCTCATCCCGAAGCCCGCGGGCGCCGAGGTCCGTCCGGCCGAGACCGCCTCGGCAGCCTAG
- a CDS encoding RidA family protein — translation MSQIADRLAELGITLPTVVPPVAAYIPAVVSGEHVFTSGQLPMTDGKLPATGKVGEGDGLVSPADAKTYARTCALNALAAVESQIGSLDRVTRIVKVVGFVASDPAFTGQPGVINGASEVLGEIFGDLGVHARSAVGVAVLPLDSPVEVELIVEFA, via the coding sequence ATGTCCCAGATCGCCGACCGACTCGCCGAGCTCGGTATCACCCTGCCCACCGTCGTCCCGCCCGTCGCCGCCTACATCCCAGCGGTGGTCTCCGGCGAGCACGTCTTCACCTCGGGCCAGCTGCCCATGACCGACGGCAAGCTCCCCGCCACCGGCAAGGTGGGTGAGGGCGACGGGCTCGTCTCGCCTGCGGACGCCAAGACCTACGCCCGGACGTGCGCCCTCAACGCGCTCGCCGCGGTGGAGAGCCAGATCGGTTCGCTCGACCGCGTCACCCGCATCGTGAAGGTCGTCGGCTTCGTCGCCTCCGACCCGGCGTTCACCGGCCAGCCCGGCGTCATCAACGGTGCGTCAGAGGTCCTCGGCGAGATCTTCGGCGACCTCGGCGTGCACGCCCGCTCCGCCGTCGGCGTCGCCGTCCTGCCGCTCGACTCGCCCGTCGAGGTGGAGCTCATCGTCGAGTTCGCGTAG